The Actinomycetota bacterium sequence GTGCCGGCAGGGGCGAACATGTGTTCGTGGCCAGCCAGGCGACGATCCTGCACGCCGACCTCGATGCCTTCTACGCCTCGGTCGAGCAACGGGACGACCCGGGTCTGCGCGACCGTCCCGTGATCGTTGGCGCCGGGGTCGTCCTGTCGGCCAGCTACGAGGCGAGGGCGTACGGCGTCCGCACCGCGATGGGCGGAGCGCAGGCCTGCCGGATGTGCCCACGAGCCGTCGTGGTCGAGCCCCGGATGTCGGCCTACTCCGACGCGAGCAAGGCGGTGTTCGAGGTGTTCGAACAGACGACGCCGCTGGTCGAGGGCCTGTCGATCGACGAAGCATTCCTCGACGTCGGCGGGTTGCGGCGCCTCTCCGGCACGCCCACCGAGATCGCCGTGCGGTTGCGTCGCGACGTGCTCGAGCGGGTCGGTCTGCCGATCACCGTTGGAGTGGCCAGGACCAAGTTCCTCGCCAAGGTGGCGAGCGGGGTGGCCAAGCCCGACGGGCTGCTGGTCGTGCCGCCCGACCGCGAGCTCGCCTTTCTCCACCCGCTCCCGGTCGAACGGCTCTGGGGCGTCGGCCCCGTGACCGCCACCGAGCTCCATGGCCGCGGCATCAACACCGTCGGCGAGGTCGCCGGCCTCGCCGAGGCCGCGCTGGTCTCGATCCTCGGTCGCGCGGCGGGCCGTCACCTCCACGCCCTCGCCCACAACCTCGACCCCCGGCCGGTGCAGGTCGGGCGGCGCCGGCGTTCGATCGGGTCGCAGCGCGCGCTCGGCCGCTCGCGGCGGTCACCCGATGCGGTCGACGCCGTGGTCGCGGGGCTCGTCGACCGCGTCACCCGCCGGATGCGAGCCGCCGGACGGGTCGGTCGCACGATCGTGCTCCGATTGCGCTTCGACGACTTCTCACGCGCGACCCGGTCGCACACCTTGTCTCGGGCCACCGCGCAGACCCAGCCCATCCTTCGCACCGCTCGCGTCCTTCTGACCGCGTGCATGCCGATGATCGAACGCCAGGGCCTCACGCTGGTCGGGGTCGCAGTCGGCAACCTCGACGACGACGGCGCGGTCCAGCTCGTGTTGCCGTTCGATCGTGACCGCGGCAGCGCTCTGGACACCGCGCTCGACGACGTGCGCGACCGGTTCGGGTCGGCCGCCGTCACCCGGGCCGTGCTGTTGGGGCGCGACCAGGGCCTTTCGGTGCCGATGCTGCCCGATTGAGGAGGCAGCGGGCGATTGTCGCGGTGAGTTCCGCCTGCGCGACCCGTCCTCTCCATGTGGACACGACCGATGGGGCGACGACGGTCCTGTTGATCGTCCACGGCGACGTCGAGGTCGTCCTCGGCAAGGTGGTCGGCCCGCGACCCGACCTCGTCCTAGTGGACTCCCTGGCCCGGCTCGAGCTCGCGGCCCGCCGGCTGGGCTGCTCGATCCGGCTGCGCGACCCGCGCGCGGAGCTGTGCGAGCTGCTCGAGCTGGTCGGGTTGTCGGAGCTACTGGCGCTCGAGGCGCGCCGGGAGGTCGAAGGCGGCGAACAGCTCGGGGTAGAGGAAGTGGTGCAACCCGGAGATCCGGCCGTCTGAGATCTCGACCACGTGGACGTTGAAGGGCTCGTGGATCCCCGGTGCCACCTGCTTGTAGCTGCCGAAGGCCGCGCACCCGTTGGCCGCGGTGGCCACCAGGCGGGCGCCCCGGCACCCGATGCCCTGCCCGAGGTACCACTTGCTGATCTCGACCGGTCCCTGCAGCCACAGTGGATGGGGTGGCATGGTGAACG is a genomic window containing:
- the dinB gene encoding DNA polymerase IV: MFVASQATILHADLDAFYASVEQRDDPGLRDRPVIVGAGVVLSASYEARAYGVRTAMGGAQACRMCPRAVVVEPRMSAYSDASKAVFEVFEQTTPLVEGLSIDEAFLDVGGLRRLSGTPTEIAVRLRRDVLERVGLPITVGVARTKFLAKVASGVAKPDGLLVVPPDRELAFLHPLPVERLWGVGPVTATELHGRGINTVGEVAGLAEAALVSILGRAAGRHLHALAHNLDPRPVQVGRRRRSIGSQRALGRSRRSPDAVDAVVAGLVDRVTRRMRAAGRVGRTIVLRLRFDDFSRATRSHTLSRATAQTQPILRTARVLLTACMPMIERQGLTLVGVAVGNLDDDGAVQLVLPFDRDRGSALDTALDDVRDRFGSAAVTRAVLLGRDQGLSVPMLPD